In the Calditrichota bacterium genome, one interval contains:
- a CDS encoding 2-isopropylmalate synthase, producing the protein MSEQIIIFDTTLRDGEQSPGAALNIMEKLEIARQLEKLNVDVIEAGFPISSPAQFDAVKRISAEIGVTIAALSRAKEVDIKKAWEAIEQAKKPRIHTFSSTSDYHILGKFGGSQYGRSMKEKRETVLKMSYDAVKYAKTFCDDVEFSAEDAGRTEIGYLADVIETAIDAGATTVNIPDTTGYTLPQEYATIISELKKRVKNIEQAIISVHCHNDLGLAVANSISALNAGARQIECTINGIGERAGNASLEEIVMALKVRSDLFNNHTNLHTKDLFNTSRMVSGFTGMIVQPNKAIVGANAFAHEAGIHQDGMLKNRETYEIMTPEEVGVTKTKIVLGRHSGRHGLKSRLEVLGYTLDEEELDRIYKLFTELSDKKKEIFDDDLRILMGDEIFKKNEHFNLEFFQVHLGSHAIPTAAIKLNVDGEVVQESATGDGPVAAVFNAIERALNKQFTIESYQVRSVTSGREALGEALLRIRSGEKSFNGRGVSTDVVEASAKAFLMAINKKAEYDKNNGGKEFEESFIKTA; encoded by the coding sequence ATGTCAGAGCAAATAATTATTTTTGATACAACTTTACGCGATGGGGAACAATCACCCGGAGCAGCTTTAAATATTATGGAAAAATTGGAAATTGCGAGACAGCTAGAAAAACTAAATGTAGATGTAATTGAAGCTGGTTTTCCTATTTCATCACCTGCCCAATTTGATGCTGTGAAACGCATTTCTGCTGAAATTGGTGTAACGATTGCAGCACTTTCCCGGGCCAAAGAGGTGGATATTAAAAAAGCATGGGAAGCCATTGAACAGGCAAAAAAACCACGTATCCATACTTTTTCCAGCACTTCAGATTATCACATTCTTGGCAAATTTGGTGGTTCACAATATGGCCGATCCATGAAGGAAAAAAGGGAAACGGTTTTAAAGATGTCCTACGATGCCGTAAAATATGCCAAAACTTTTTGTGATGATGTTGAGTTTTCGGCAGAAGATGCAGGCCGGACAGAGATTGGTTATTTGGCCGATGTTATTGAAACAGCCATTGATGCAGGCGCCACAACCGTAAATATCCCGGATACAACGGGCTACACTTTACCACAGGAATATGCCACCATTATCAGCGAGTTGAAAAAACGTGTAAAAAATATTGAGCAGGCTATTATAAGCGTTCATTGCCATAATGATCTTGGATTGGCGGTAGCGAATTCTATTTCTGCGTTAAATGCCGGCGCCCGGCAAATTGAATGTACGATTAATGGAATAGGTGAGCGGGCAGGTAATGCCTCTTTAGAAGAAATTGTAATGGCCTTGAAAGTACGCAGCGATCTGTTTAACAATCACACTAATTTGCATACAAAAGATTTGTTTAATACCAGCCGCATGGTTTCCGGTTTTACCGGGATGATTGTTCAACCTAATAAGGCAATTGTAGGAGCAAATGCTTTTGCCCATGAAGCTGGAATTCATCAGGATGGGATGTTAAAAAACAGGGAAACCTACGAGATTATGACACCGGAAGAAGTGGGTGTTACAAAAACTAAAATTGTTTTAGGCAGGCATTCGGGGCGCCATGGATTAAAATCACGATTAGAAGTTTTAGGATACACTTTGGATGAGGAAGAATTGGATCGCATTTATAAATTATTTACAGAGCTTTCCGACAAGAAAAAAGAAATTTTTGATGATGATCTGCGTATTTTGATGGGCGATGAGATTTTTAAGAAAAATGAGCATTTTAACCTGGAGTTTTTTCAAGTTCACTTGGGAAGTCATGCTATCCCAACTGCGGCAATAAAACTAAATGTAGATGGTGAAGTTGTTCAGGAATCTGCTACAGGAGACGGCCCTGTTGCCGCGGTATTTAATGCGATAGAAAGGGCATTGAACAAGCAGTTTACGATTGAATCCTATCAAGTACGATCGGTTACATCCGGACGCGAGGCATTGGGTGAAGCCCTGCTTAGGATTCGCTCTGGGGAAAAATCGTTTAACGGGCGTGGTGTTTCAACCGATGTGGTGGAAGCAAGTGCCAAAGCTTTTCTGATGGCAATCAATAAAAAAGCGGAATATGATAAAAATAATGGCGGTAAGGAATTTGAAGAATCATTTATAAAAACGGCTTAA
- the argH gene encoding argininosuccinate lyase — MKKQSKKLWDKGTDVNEWVERFTVGEDRNLDIHLAKHDVLGSIAHITMLQSIDLLSKAELVDLKKGLVDIFKQIEQGHFQIKDGVEDVHSQVELLLTEKLGEVGKKIHSGRSRNDQVLLDMRLFIREQLQLLVEEINQLFKQLIQLSEINKNVLMPGYTHMQIAMPSSFGLWFAAYAESFVDDILQIQSAFKITNKNPLGSAAGYGSNFPLNRKMTAELLGFDDLNYNSVYAQMGRGRSERVVSQAISSVAETLAKMAMDITLFMSQNFNFISFPNSIVTGSSIMPHKKNPDLFEILRGRCNRLKALPNQIMMTTTNLTSGYHRDLQLIKEDFLPALFEIRDCVKILNFALKEIKVKENILDDPKYINLFTVEAVNELVMQGVPFRDAYKQIAEKVEKDKFEKPAAPKYSHEGSIGNLCNDEIESAMSRVLNSFEFDKSKAAIVELLK; from the coding sequence ATGAAAAAACAATCAAAAAAATTATGGGATAAAGGCACAGATGTAAATGAGTGGGTTGAGCGCTTTACAGTTGGCGAAGATCGCAACCTGGATATCCATTTGGCCAAACACGATGTATTAGGGTCCATTGCGCATATTACGATGCTGCAATCAATTGATCTACTTAGCAAAGCTGAGTTGGTTGATTTGAAAAAAGGGCTGGTCGATATTTTTAAACAAATTGAACAAGGTCATTTTCAAATTAAAGATGGTGTTGAAGATGTTCATTCACAGGTAGAACTATTACTGACAGAAAAGCTTGGTGAAGTCGGAAAAAAAATTCATAGTGGCCGTTCACGAAATGACCAGGTACTTTTGGATATGCGCCTATTTATACGTGAACAACTTCAATTATTGGTAGAAGAGATAAACCAGTTATTTAAACAGCTAATCCAATTAAGTGAGATCAATAAAAATGTTTTAATGCCGGGATATACTCACATGCAAATTGCTATGCCTTCCTCTTTTGGATTATGGTTTGCGGCCTACGCTGAAAGCTTTGTGGATGACATTTTGCAAATTCAGTCAGCTTTTAAAATCACCAATAAAAATCCTCTGGGATCAGCGGCGGGGTATGGCTCAAATTTTCCATTGAATCGTAAAATGACGGCAGAACTTCTTGGTTTTGATGATCTGAATTATAATTCGGTTTATGCCCAAATGGGCCGCGGAAGAAGTGAACGCGTGGTTAGCCAGGCAATTTCTTCTGTTGCGGAAACTCTTGCAAAAATGGCAATGGATATCACGCTATTTATGTCGCAAAATTTTAATTTTATTTCATTTCCTAATTCAATTGTCACCGGTTCCAGCATAATGCCGCATAAAAAAAACCCAGATCTTTTTGAAATATTACGCGGGCGGTGCAACAGGCTAAAGGCATTGCCAAATCAGATAATGATGACAACAACAAATTTAACTTCAGGGTATCACCGTGATTTACAGTTGATAAAAGAAGATTTCCTTCCTGCACTCTTTGAGATTAGAGATTGTGTGAAAATCCTAAACTTTGCTTTAAAAGAAATTAAGGTAAAAGAAAATATTTTAGACGATCCAAAATATATTAACCTATTTACAGTTGAAGCAGTAAATGAGCTTGTAATGCAAGGCGTGCCATTTCGAGACGCCTATAAGCAAATCGCTGAAAAGGTTGAAAAAGATAAGTTTGAAAAACCGGCTGCACCAAAATATTCTCATGAGGGAAGTATCGGGAATCTTTGCAATGACGAAATCGAATCTGCAATGAGTAGAGTTTTAAACAGTTTTGAATTTGATAAGAGTAAAGCGGCAATAGTTGAGCTGCTCAAATAA
- a CDS encoding 3-isopropylmalate dehydratase — protein sequence MKNVIEGKAYVLGENIDTDQIIPAEHLVYSLTDEEESKKYGHFALSSVPMEKAGLPGGGIPFINGDNHLSEFSIIIGGPNFGCGSSREHAPFALQKAGVKIVIAESYARIFYRNAVDGGFVIPYESIYELNKEIKTGDVLEVDVNENVLKNRTSGVEYNLNPLGDVLPIIEAGGIFDYARKIGMISG from the coding sequence ATGAAAAATGTAATTGAAGGAAAAGCGTACGTTCTTGGTGAAAATATTGACACAGACCAAATTATCCCGGCTGAACATTTGGTTTATAGTTTAACTGACGAAGAAGAGTCAAAAAAATATGGACATTTTGCACTTTCCAGCGTGCCGATGGAAAAAGCCGGATTACCAGGTGGAGGGATTCCTTTTATCAATGGAGATAACCATCTTTCTGAATTTTCTATAATTATTGGTGGACCAAACTTTGGTTGTGGATCTTCCCGCGAGCATGCCCCATTTGCACTTCAAAAGGCAGGTGTGAAGATTGTAATCGCTGAATCCTATGCCCGTATATTTTACCGAAATGCGGTAGACGGTGGATTTGTGATTCCCTATGAAAGTATTTATGAATTAAATAAAGAAATAAAAACGGGAGATGTTTTGGAAGTAGATGTCAATGAAAATGTATTGAAAAACAGGACAAGCGGGGTTGAATACAATCTAAATCCACTTGGTGACGTTTTGCCAATAATTGAGGCTGGAGGTATTTTTGATTACGCGCGTAAAATTGGAATGATAAGTGGGTAG
- a CDS encoding phage holin family protein, with protein MNTLWNVLLLSITIFAVAKFLPNIRIKNFITAIIVAVVYSIINFFIGWLLVLLSLPVMFLTLGLFTFVINAFLLWVTDQLIEDFEIKNFSTTLLAAFLITVISTLLKWIF; from the coding sequence ATGAACACGCTTTGGAATGTACTTTTGTTGAGTATTACTATATTTGCTGTCGCTAAATTTCTACCAAATATCAGAATAAAAAATTTTATTACTGCGATAATTGTAGCCGTTGTTTACAGTATTATTAACTTTTTCATTGGATGGCTTCTTGTTCTTTTAAGTCTACCGGTAATGTTTTTAACTTTAGGTTTATTTACTTTTGTAATTAATGCTTTTTTACTCTGGGTTACAGACCAGCTTATAGAAGATTTTGAAATTAAGAATTTTTCTACTACACTGCTTGCGGCTTTTTTAATTACAGTAATAAGTACATTATTAAAATGGATTTTTTAA
- the proC gene encoding pyrroline-5-carboxylate reductase has translation MSESDKKLTILGAGNIGVAIALGLTQSGLYKPSDIILTRRKVDLLSKLQEKGFLTIKDNLEAIEKSEIILIAVEPQQIDSVLMEIAPKLIPGKHIVISVVTGVSIQQMSKKLGNEVDIVRAMPNTAIAIRQSMTCLASSNSKSVAVEKAKEIFNTVGKAMLIDEELMGSATALAACGLAFFMRAIRAASQGGVEIGFHADKALLIAAQTAKGAASLLLENERHPEYEIDKVTTPRGVTISGLNQMEHDGFSSAMIKGIVTSAEKAAGLYKNNS, from the coding sequence ATGAGTGAGTCCGATAAAAAATTAACCATATTAGGAGCAGGAAACATTGGGGTTGCCATAGCACTGGGGCTTACTCAATCAGGCTTATATAAACCCTCAGATATTATTTTGACCCGCCGTAAAGTCGACCTTTTGTCAAAACTTCAAGAGAAAGGTTTTTTAACTATAAAGGATAATTTAGAGGCAATTGAAAAATCGGAGATAATTTTAATAGCAGTTGAGCCACAGCAAATAGATTCGGTTTTGATGGAAATTGCACCAAAATTAATTCCTGGAAAACATATTGTTATTTCTGTAGTGACTGGTGTTTCAATCCAGCAAATGTCAAAAAAACTGGGCAATGAGGTTGATATTGTCCGGGCAATGCCAAACACAGCAATCGCCATTCGTCAATCGATGACCTGTCTTGCCAGCAGCAACTCAAAATCTGTTGCGGTTGAAAAAGCCAAAGAGATTTTCAATACAGTCGGGAAAGCCATGTTGATTGATGAAGAACTTATGGGTTCGGCAACGGCACTGGCAGCTTGCGGATTAGCCTTTTTTATGCGTGCAATCCGGGCAGCATCTCAAGGTGGCGTGGAGATTGGATTTCATGCCGACAAAGCTTTGTTGATTGCAGCCCAAACGGCTAAAGGCGCTGCATCTCTTTTGTTGGAAAATGAACGTCATCCGGAATATGAAATTGACAAAGTAACTACACCACGTGGCGTTACAATTTCCGGACTTAACCAAATGGAGCATGATGGTTTTAGCTCGGCAATGATAAAAGGAATTGTCACATCGGCTGAAAAAGCAGCAGGATTGTATAAAAATAATTCATAA
- a CDS encoding DUF5009 domain-containing protein: protein MEQKQRLLSLDFFRGFTIAAMILVNNPGSWGSVYAPLLHAKWHGWTPTDLIFPFFLFIVGVSISLAMSGKKERNEPKKDLYKKIIRRTLLLFGLGLFLSGFPFFDFSIIRIPGVLQRIAVCYFVATVIFLHGSIKTQITWTGIFLFVYWAIMEWIPVPEIGAGLYDKGANFAAYVDSLFLKGHMWSATKTWDPEGIVSTLPAISTTLFGVLTGHLLRSKKESIEKTAIMLVAGNIAIAIGLIWSQWLPINKSLWTSSYAVFMSGMAMVVLGISYFLIDVKGWTKGIKPFRVYGMNAITVFVLSGVVAKTLYLIKWQSTDGVISLKGWIMNIFFLPWLSPINASLAFALCFIFVSYMAMYFLYRKNIFIKV, encoded by the coding sequence ATGGAACAAAAACAACGCCTACTCTCTCTTGATTTTTTTCGTGGGTTTACAATAGCAGCAATGATTTTAGTAAATAATCCCGGAAGCTGGGGCAGTGTTTACGCACCGCTTTTGCACGCTAAATGGCATGGCTGGACTCCAACTGATCTTATTTTCCCATTTTTCCTTTTTATTGTGGGCGTTTCAATTTCACTGGCTATGTCCGGTAAAAAAGAGCGCAATGAGCCTAAAAAAGATTTATACAAAAAAATAATCCGCCGGACACTTTTACTTTTTGGTTTGGGACTCTTTTTATCAGGATTCCCATTTTTTGATTTTAGTATAATCCGTATTCCCGGTGTGCTTCAACGAATTGCGGTATGCTATTTTGTTGCCACAGTCATATTTTTGCATGGCTCAATAAAAACTCAAATAACCTGGACAGGCATTTTCTTGTTTGTTTACTGGGCTATTATGGAATGGATTCCGGTTCCGGAAATAGGTGCGGGGCTTTATGATAAAGGCGCCAATTTTGCTGCTTATGTTGATAGCCTTTTTCTTAAGGGTCACATGTGGTCAGCAACAAAAACCTGGGATCCGGAAGGAATTGTCAGCACTCTTCCTGCTATATCTACAACTTTATTTGGTGTTTTAACCGGGCATTTACTCCGTAGTAAAAAAGAGAGTATTGAGAAAACTGCTATAATGCTAGTTGCAGGAAATATAGCCATTGCAATAGGTTTGATTTGGAGCCAATGGTTACCGATAAATAAAAGTTTATGGACCAGTTCGTATGCCGTTTTTATGAGCGGGATGGCTATGGTTGTTTTAGGGATTTCGTATTTTTTGATTGATGTAAAGGGATGGACAAAAGGGATAAAACCATTTCGGGTTTATGGAATGAATGCCATTACTGTTTTTGTACTTTCCGGGGTGGTTGCAAAAACACTTTATCTTATTAAGTGGCAATCAACCGATGGCGTAATTAGCTTAAAAGGGTGGATAATGAATATCTTTTTTCTACCATGGCTTAGCCCGATTAATGCATCTCTGGCTTTTGCGCTATGTTTTATTTTTGTTTCCTACATGGCGATGTATTTTTTGTATCGGAAAAATATTTTTATAAAAGTATAG
- a CDS encoding M20 family metallo-hydrolase produces MKTEHVALTNKVIELLKQLIEIPSLSGEENKTASHIADFLKKEGIESKRKLNNVWAYNRNYDSAKKTILLNSHHDTVKPNSGWTYDPFKATVENGKLIGLGSCDAGASLVSLLAAFFYFYNQKNLKYNLIFSATAEEETTGENSIRAVLPDLEPFDFAIVGEPTGMEMAIAEKGLIVLNCQANGVSGHAARGNGINAITKAIEDINWFTNYSFPKESKVLGPVRMSVTGINGGIQHNVIPDKCTFLVDIRSTDAYTNSEILEIIKKNISSDIVRASDNLNPTSVPENHILVETAKKLNVPRFASPTMSDQAQINKPSVKMGAGLSERSHTADEFVYLSEIEDGVEKYIHLLEKIL; encoded by the coding sequence ATGAAAACAGAACATGTAGCATTGACCAATAAAGTCATAGAATTATTAAAACAGCTTATTGAAATTCCTTCATTAAGCGGAGAAGAAAATAAAACAGCTTCGCATATTGCAGATTTTCTGAAAAAAGAAGGTATTGAATCAAAAAGAAAACTAAATAACGTATGGGCATATAACCGGAATTATGATTCAGCGAAGAAAACCATCTTGTTAAATTCCCATCATGATACTGTAAAACCAAACAGCGGCTGGACGTACGATCCATTTAAAGCCACTGTGGAAAACGGAAAACTTATTGGCCTGGGAAGCTGTGATGCCGGTGCTTCGCTTGTTTCTTTACTGGCCGCTTTTTTCTATTTTTATAACCAAAAAAATCTAAAATATAACCTGATTTTTTCAGCTACTGCTGAGGAAGAAACGACAGGGGAAAACAGTATCCGTGCTGTATTGCCAGACTTAGAGCCTTTTGATTTTGCCATCGTTGGCGAACCAACAGGGATGGAAATGGCCATTGCCGAAAAAGGTTTGATTGTTTTGAATTGCCAAGCAAATGGAGTCTCCGGACATGCTGCACGTGGAAATGGGATCAACGCCATCACAAAAGCCATTGAAGATATTAACTGGTTTACCAATTATTCTTTTCCCAAAGAGTCCAAAGTTTTGGGGCCGGTACGCATGTCTGTAACAGGAATAAACGGTGGTATTCAGCATAATGTCATCCCGGATAAATGCACATTTCTGGTTGATATTCGGTCGACGGATGCTTACACAAATAGTGAAATTTTAGAAATCATTAAAAAGAATATTTCTTCAGATATTGTGCGCGCTTCAGATAATTTGAATCCAACATCTGTTCCGGAAAATCATATTTTGGTAGAGACAGCAAAAAAACTAAACGTCCCAAGATTTGCTTCACCAACCATGTCTGATCAGGCGCAAATAAACAAACCTTCAGTTAAAATGGGCGCAGGTTTATCAGAGCGTTCACATACAGCAGATGAGTTTGTATATTTATCGGAAATTGAGGATGGGGTTGAAAAGTACATTCATCTTTTGGAAAAGATTTTGTAA
- the argB gene encoding acetylglutamate kinase, translating to MKKLTIVKIGGHIVDDQQKLQLVLKQFSSIKGLKLLVHGGGKKASQISLQMGVIPKMVEGRRITDAESLKITQMVYAGLINTNIVAKLQSLKCNAFGMNGADGNSILAIKRPIKKIDYGYVGDVTKVNANNINQLLAIGIVPVFCALTHDAHGQILNTNADTITAELGIGLSQVFEINLVYCFEKKGVLKNLNDDNSIISHISKETYLNLKSEKIIADGMIPKIDNALDALNRGVQNVFIIKYDELQEFKKEEKPGTRISL from the coding sequence ATGAAAAAGCTAACAATTGTAAAAATCGGTGGACATATTGTTGATGATCAGCAAAAACTTCAGTTAGTTCTGAAGCAATTTTCTTCTATAAAAGGTCTAAAGCTCTTAGTCCATGGTGGTGGGAAAAAAGCATCTCAAATTTCACTTCAAATGGGTGTTATACCTAAAATGGTTGAAGGCCGCCGTATTACGGATGCCGAAAGTTTAAAAATTACACAGATGGTTTATGCCGGTTTGATAAATACAAATATTGTAGCAAAGCTACAGTCATTAAAGTGCAATGCTTTTGGTATGAATGGCGCGGATGGCAACTCTATTTTGGCAATAAAAAGACCAATCAAAAAAATTGATTATGGCTATGTTGGAGATGTCACAAAAGTTAATGCAAACAACATAAACCAGCTTTTGGCGATTGGAATCGTGCCTGTATTCTGTGCGTTAACTCATGATGCTCATGGCCAAATCCTAAACACAAATGCCGATACAATAACTGCGGAGTTAGGTATTGGCCTTTCCCAGGTTTTTGAAATTAATCTTGTTTATTGCTTTGAAAAAAAAGGTGTGCTAAAAAATCTAAATGATGACAACTCTATAATTTCGCATATATCCAAGGAAACTTATTTAAACCTGAAAAGCGAAAAAATCATTGCAGATGGAATGATCCCAAAAATTGACAACGCATTGGATGCTTTAAATCGGGGAGTCCAAAATGTGTTTATTATAAAATATGATGAGTTGCAGGAATTTAAAAAGGAAGAAAAACCGGGTACCAGGATTAGTTTATGA
- a CDS encoding 3-isopropylmalate dehydratase large subunit encodes MAMTITEKILAKSAGKKIVKPGENVWLNVDTLMTHDVCGPPTFQIWKREFGESAKIWDKEKLVVFPDHYIFTGDKHANRNVSLLQQYAAQYNLPNYYDVGTDRYKGVCHIALAEEGFNLPGTVLFGTDSHTCTSGAFGLFSTGVGNTDAAFILGTGKIWEKVPESMKFTFNGKMPAYLTAKDLILYILGDITTDGATYRAMEFDGEAVYSLSMNERMTLTNMAIEAGGMNGIIAADEITKTYVKERTDKPFEVFMSDAEAKYHSSYKYNVEEMEPVVAKPHSPDNRDTVSNVAGSKITKSYIGSCTGGKITDFKMAAEILINQKVKVPTFIVPGSTEVAAQLETETYKGISIKEILSNAGCSITQSSCAACLGGPADTIGRSIDHDIVISTTNRNFPGRMGSKKSEVYLASAYTVAASAVKGIITDPRDFF; translated from the coding sequence ATGGCAATGACAATCACTGAAAAAATACTGGCAAAATCAGCCGGAAAAAAAATTGTTAAACCGGGAGAAAATGTCTGGTTAAATGTAGATACATTAATGACACACGATGTTTGCGGTCCTCCGACGTTTCAAATTTGGAAACGGGAGTTTGGCGAAAGTGCTAAAATTTGGGACAAAGAGAAGCTGGTTGTTTTTCCTGATCATTATATTTTTACAGGAGATAAACACGCCAATAGAAATGTAAGCTTGCTGCAACAATATGCTGCTCAATACAATTTGCCAAATTATTATGATGTTGGGACAGATCGATACAAAGGCGTTTGCCATATCGCCCTGGCAGAAGAGGGTTTTAACTTGCCGGGCACAGTTCTTTTTGGTACAGATTCGCATACGTGCACATCCGGAGCTTTTGGGCTTTTTTCAACAGGTGTGGGTAATACAGATGCTGCCTTTATTTTGGGAACCGGAAAAATCTGGGAAAAAGTACCTGAGTCAATGAAGTTTACTTTTAATGGGAAAATGCCGGCATATCTTACCGCAAAAGATCTAATCCTTTATATTTTGGGAGATATTACAACTGATGGAGCTACATATCGTGCCATGGAATTTGATGGTGAAGCGGTATACTCGCTAAGTATGAATGAGCGGATGACACTTACAAATATGGCAATTGAAGCAGGAGGCATGAACGGTATTATTGCTGCTGATGAAATTACAAAAACTTATGTAAAAGAGAGAACTGATAAACCATTTGAAGTTTTTATGAGTGATGCGGAAGCAAAGTATCATAGCAGCTACAAATACAATGTTGAAGAAATGGAACCAGTCGTTGCCAAACCGCATAGTCCGGATAATCGCGACACGGTTAGCAATGTGGCGGGATCTAAAATAACAAAATCATATATCGGCTCTTGCACCGGTGGCAAAATTACAGATTTTAAAATGGCAGCAGAAATCTTGATAAATCAAAAAGTAAAAGTACCTACTTTTATTGTTCCCGGAAGTACAGAGGTGGCTGCTCAGTTGGAAACAGAAACTTACAAGGGTATTTCTATAAAAGAGATTTTATCGAATGCCGGATGTTCAATTACACAATCATCCTGTGCTGCTTGCCTGGGTGGCCCGGCAGATACAATTGGCCGCTCAATAGATCATGATATTGTGATTTCCACAACGAACAGGAATTTTCCCGGTCGAATGGGAAGCAAAAAATCAGAGGTTTATTTGGCATCGGCATATACGGTCGCAGCCTCAGCGGTGAAAGGGATTATTACCGATCCACGGGATTTTTTTTAG
- the leuB gene encoding 3-isopropylmalate dehydrogenase, giving the protein MNFKITLLPGDGIGPEVTNAAVQILQFMAEKNSISLTLTEQLMGGSSYDEHGIPITNEALNTCLDSDAVFLGAVGGPKWEDLEHHLKPEAALLKLRKSMGLYANIRPAKVFSSFLSASSLKEDILRGTDFVVMRELTGGIYFGEPRKQENDKAWNTMIYSKEEIERIAHVAFEAADLRGKKVISVDKANVLEVSQFWRNTVHEVAKNYPQIELENMYVDNAAMQIVRDPKQFDVILTSNLFGDILSDIAGMITGSLGMLPSASIGKNHALFEPVHGSAPDIAGQNKANPMAAILSIAMMFEYSFKNKQAAQVIEQAVEATLQEGYATEDIAKENSKIVSTSEMTEQVIEQCEGITNQVMGS; this is encoded by the coding sequence ATGAACTTCAAAATAACTTTATTACCCGGCGATGGAATAGGACCGGAAGTAACAAATGCTGCTGTTCAAATATTACAATTTATGGCAGAAAAAAATTCCATTTCCCTTACCCTTACAGAGCAACTAATGGGTGGTTCTTCCTATGATGAACATGGCATTCCAATTACCAATGAAGCATTAAACACCTGCCTGGATTCAGACGCAGTTTTTCTCGGTGCCGTTGGTGGACCAAAATGGGAAGATCTGGAGCATCATCTAAAGCCGGAAGCGGCACTTTTAAAGTTGCGCAAATCTATGGGACTTTATGCTAATATCCGTCCTGCAAAAGTGTTCAGTTCTTTTCTTAGTGCGTCATCTTTAAAGGAAGATATTCTCCGTGGTACCGATTTTGTCGTAATGCGCGAATTGACGGGTGGTATATATTTTGGTGAACCGCGTAAGCAGGAAAATGACAAAGCCTGGAATACAATGATTTATTCAAAGGAAGAAATTGAACGGATTGCCCATGTGGCATTTGAAGCAGCAGACTTGCGTGGCAAAAAAGTTATCTCCGTGGATAAGGCCAACGTTTTGGAAGTCTCTCAATTTTGGCGTAACACTGTGCACGAAGTCGCAAAGAATTATCCGCAAATTGAATTGGAAAATATGTATGTGGATAACGCAGCCATGCAAATCGTTCGCGATCCAAAACAGTTTGATGTCATCCTTACTTCAAATTTATTTGGGGATATTTTGAGCGATATCGCCGGGATGATTACAGGAAGCCTTGGTATGCTCCCTTCTGCCAGCATTGGAAAGAATCATGCTTTGTTTGAGCCGGTTCATGGCAGCGCGCCGGACATAGCCGGGCAAAATAAAGCCAATCCTATGGCAGCGATTTTATCTATAGCAATGATGTTTGAATACTCTTTTAAAAACAAACAAGCTGCACAGGTTATTGAACAGGCGGTTGAAGCGACATTGCAAGAAGGTTATGCAACTGAAGATATTGCAAAGGAAAATTCCAAAATTGTTTCAACTTCAGAAATGACAGAACAGGTTATAGAACAATGTGAAGGGATTACTAACCAAGTGATGGGTTCTTAA